Genomic window (Capsicum annuum cultivar UCD-10X-F1 chromosome 10, UCD10Xv1.1, whole genome shotgun sequence):
ggcagcaactacagacactttgagattctccaagacatagagttcccccaacctacggccggtcccaatcaccctctgagtgtgttggtcctgtataacacaaacagaatcagaaaaaaacacccaattaccagccttacacaactgactgaccgaaacaagatttaaagcaagtttgggaatgtaataaacatcagagaggacaatgtgaggggtagtaacagaaccaacaccctcgactgacataggtacagcacttgcggacataacagagattggtgaaatgggtgacaaagaaccaaacgatgacaaatgaggggacatgtgatgagacgcaccagaatccaatatccacaaggaggaaggaatacctgaggtactagaagaaactgaacccgaatgagacatagatgctgacatggccgtaggattagaaacgaagaactgtctgaactgttcgaaaacctggggatccaacgcagaaggtggcatagtgctaacagactcaacatctacagatggtgcagcagcagcgaactgtggaggacgagatgaccacGGAGGAGCACCAGATGGGCGTGACGGAtacttttgctgcccatatttctgttgctgcccagattgaggctgtttgaccttgttaagtaacaacggacactgagccttccaatgatttttctgtttgcagaatgcacactcatcaaatgcaactttaggagattgtcgagtctgagtacgtggtggcctagactgatcagttgaagcagcaaacacgataggagtagtagttactttagaccctttatccacttgagacttgatacgagtctcctctgTAATCAGTTCATGAAAcacagaatcaacagtagggagggaagatcgatgaaggattgttccacgtaggccctcaaagtcagaacgtagtgccatcaaaaactgaaccaagcgttgctcttcccgtctagcaatgtacggcccaaaaccttttaactctgcagattcagtaagtgccaattgatcccacaaatccgacatggcagcataaaaatcttgaatactgagatcatgctgttgaagagcacggatatcatactccaactggtactgcttagcaaaattagactgagtgtacagtctttccaaatgatcccagacctcctttgctgagtcatacttagccaattgcataccaattgactgagttacagaattgttgatccaagtgataatcttggagttattagtttcccataagtccaccaacaaatcaaaattttcagttttatcatcgataggtcttggttttactccagtgatataaccccacatattcttcccatgaagaaaattcttcatgacataactccaatatgcatagttcttaccatctaattgagtactaatggactggagagaatcatcctttccagtcattgtaaacacagcaacacacaaacaattcaaaaaaacaaaaagatgcaaaaccctaggttgaacaattccgaacgaacaacaatggcagcaagcaaaagaatgaaagacgaacaataccagacagcaaacgaagacagcaacgaatcaatccaaccaaaaaacccaacgaaaatagcaaacgaatacagcagcacctcaaaaaaattcggggctccgccccgaaccccggacgggggcgcgctgccccccgtaccccccagcgaactcaccgcggagttcgatccgcgcagtaggtgcctactacaaaatcttcaaccaacaaatcaaaggacatggatcgaactagctttgataccatgttaatagaactttattgaagggaagaaaggctaaggtttacaatataatctgaaaagcataaaactaactaaaacaagagtaggctatatatacatagccaataacctaaaggtccataaactaaaggcccaataacatatgggctaacaaggttgagatggtttggtcatgtgatgaggaggggcacggatgccccagttcgtagatGTGAGAGGCTGGCGTTAGATGGTTTCAAACGAGGAAGGGGTAGACCGGaaaaatactggagagaagtgattagacgtgacatggagcagttacagctcactgaagacatgaccctggatagaaaggtttggaggaagaacactaggatagagggataaggtgGGTGTTTGAATCGTAGTCAATAGTTGGGTTTTGTTTGGtaatgtactttatttttgtgaTTGTCGTATCTATATTAGTTTTATCACGTTTCTTGCTTAGGAAGTTCTGGTTTATTGtcctgtgtcttgagccggggatctcttagaaacaatctctctacttctttagaggtagtggtatgaattgcgtacattctacccttccAAAAtctcactaggtgggaatatactgagtttgttgttgttgtataacaACTAACAGATAAATGACAGAATctaaccaaaattttaaaataatataataattaaaatataataaataataaaaataatagtaataaatatcACAAACAACGACTACCAAACCCTTCTAAATAAAACTCACGCACCAAAGCCCAAAGCAAAAGTAAAGATAACAGTTTCTGATAGGCAAATTAACTGAGTGACACGTTTGTAAGGTAATGGCTGACTAATGTAGTTTCTCTAAACTCACCATATTCCACCACGTGGCATTACATAAAACTCAACACTCATCACCAATTGAACCACTTGTCAAAAACCTACACCCTCTCTACGTCTCTTTATATAGCCCCCCTCACTATGTGTCACCCTCTCATCAGTCACATTTCACCCACACACACACTAAgctaaaacaaacaaacaaacaaaacaagttGATCAAAAGTTTGGTACTTTTGTTGTTGCTACAACCAATGGCTTCAGAACAAGCAAGAAGAAAAGATCAGAACATTATTGATGAACAACATGAAGTACATATCAAGAAAACAAGTGACCCCAAAAGGGGTGGCACCACTGCTGCTGTCAAAGTACAAGTTGGTATTGGTCCTGGTGCAGTTCATGTCACAAATGTTGATGATAAACATTCATATGGTCATCAGCAGCAGCAgcaaaagaaacaacaacatggTATTGAAGAGAGGCCAGGGGGTGTCAAGTTTGAAGTGCATAGCCAGAGACAACATGGTTCAGATGATACAAAGCACAAAAGCACAATGGAGAAGTCTACAGAAGGGGCATTGGGTTCGGCAGGTTAGAGGCGGATTCAAGATTTAAATTTGTCTAATAGGCATTATAAATAGTCTTGTGGTTGTCTTTGTTTTCTGTATTAGCTAGCggtgtgttatcccattttgtgTGTGGTTGTAATACTGTTATCTGTTCTGAACTGGGGtttatcggaaatagcctttttACTTCATTTGAAGCAGTGGTATAATCTGCATACACGTTACACTTCTCAGACTTCATTATGcgggaatatattgggtatgttgttgttgtaggctAATATAAATACTCTATTTGCATTGTTAGATTCTTGTACTTGTATCATTTTTGAcatccaacccctatttcataggttcttatttagatatatatatatacaaatcttagCCATCTAAGTAAATGTGACACTCTACTTTTTATACTTACTAAATTCCAGATCTATGTTCAAAACTTAATGTGTGTAGTACTACTCTTGAATCTGTGTCTGGTGCAGGTGCTTATACAACAGCAAAAGGCGGACAAGCCAAAGACAGTATGACACATGGTGTTCAAAGTGGATATGACTATGTTGCTGATAAGGCTGGAGGTGCAAAAAACACAGCCCTCCAGAAAGGTCAGCAAACATATGATACAACTAAAGATATCCTTTCAAGCACAGGACAAAATGTAGGTCAATCGGCTCAACAGGCTAAAGATTATGCGAAAAACACAGCACTTGACAAGGGTCATCAAGGTTATACTGCTACTACAGACACCCTTTCAAGTGCTAGACAAAGTGCAGCTCAATCAGCAAAGAAGGCTAAAGATTATGCCAAGGACACAACACTTGACAAGGGTCAACAAGCTTATGCTGCAACTACAGACGCCCTTTCAGGTGCTGGACAAACTGTAGCTCAGTCAGCGAAGAAGGCTAAAGATTATGCCAAGGACACTACACTTGAGAAGGGTCAACAAGCTTATGCTGCAACTACTGATACCCTTTCGAGTGCTGGACAAACTGCAGCTCAGTCAGCAAAGAAGGCTAAAGACAGAGCTACTGATACCCTTACAAGTGCTGGACAAAGTGCAGCTCAATCAGCAAAGAAGGCAAAAGATTATGCTAAGGACACAATACTTGAGAAGGGTCAGCAAGCTTATGCAGCTACTACAGACACCCTTTCAGGGGCTGGACAAACTGTAGCTCAATCAGCAAAGAAAGCTAAAGATTATGCCATGGAGACTAAAGAATCGGCTTTCGAGAAGGGTCAGCAAGCTTATGGTGCTACTGCAGACACCCTTTCAAGTGCTGGACAAACTGCAGCTCAATCAGCAAAGAGTGCTAAAGACACAGCTTTGGAGAAGGGTCAGCGAGCTTATGCAGCTACTACTGATACCCTTTCGAGTGCTGGAGAAACTACAGTTCAGTCAACAAAGAATGCAGCAGGTTATGTGGGGCAGAAAGCAGCAGAAGCGAAAGATGTCACTTTAGAAACGGGCAAAGGGGCATTAGGATATGCAGGAGAAGTGGCCGCGACTGCGAAGGACAAAGCTGCAGTGGCTGGTTGGGGAGCTGCACATTATACAGTAGAGAAAACTGCAGAGGCCACAAAAGCTGTAGTTGGTGTTGCTTCTAATGTTGCAGGGTATACCGGGGAAAAGGCGGTCGCCGCCAAGGATGCAGTTGCTGGCGCTGGAATGAACGTCGTCGGGTATGCAGAGAACAAGTTGGCTAATGCAAAGGACTATGTGGTTTCAACTGAAGAAAGTGCAGCAGAGTATGCAGCTAGGAAGAAAGCTGAAGCTGAGAGGGAATTAGAAGCTAAGAGATCATATGACTTCAAGgtaaaaacataataattgaTTCCTTTATTATTACTCAGATTAGATATTTCTATGTTTAGATTAAAGAATAACTAtgttaaataataaaagaattgatTACACTATGTTAGATAATGTATGTCTATCGGAAATAGCGTCCCTGTCTCACTAAGGCAAGGTAAAGTGTGTGTGCATCCTACCCTGACCCAGACCCTACTTGTGGGATTAACATTGGGTATGTTGTGGTGTTATTGTTCTTGATTGTACGTCGATTGGAAAGATTTGAAAGAGACTGATCAGGAGGTAAAGTTCTAGATTCTAAGTGAAGGAaagtcttggagtaactggtaaagttgttgttatTTAactaggaggtcacgggttcaagtctgggaaatagcctcttgcagaaatgcaaggtaaggctgcgtacaatacacccttgtggtgaggTCATTCCCCGGACcctgtgcatagcgggagctttagttaTTGATGAGTGCTACCACAGGTGTGGCTTAGTTGAGATCGGAAGAGGAGGAGATTTCCAACTCTTTCCAAGAAGTGTTTTTTACACCTTCACGCCAAGCAAGGTTCTACACAAGTATGGAAGACCAGACATTTCTGAATGCTACCATTGGTGTGCTTAGTTTTCCTTTAGAGAGGTTCCGACTATCTTCCAGAAACGTCTTCACACGCATCTAAACCAAGTGCCGTTCTTATTGGTTCTCTGGATAGTACTGTCATTGTCATTCTGTGTCTTTTAACACAGTAATGTTAAAACGGATTGATTTCAATGGAACTTCAACCATGCCATGGCCTTTAAATCTTTGCAGGAAGAATCTGGAGGCGGATTTATTACCGAGAAAAAGAAGGAAACAAAACGGGAAGAAGACGAAGGAATTGACATTTTTCAAGATTTCGAATCAGTAGCAGAAGAGGAAGAGGGAAACAAACCGCAGCAACAGAAGCAAGGAGGAGGACTGTTGAAAGCCATTGGTGAAACTATAGTGGAAATAGGCAAGACAGCCACAGATCTTATAGCTGGACGTGGACATGGACATGTAGAATCAGGTGGCATGGTGAAGAAAGAAGATCAGTCACAATAGAACTTTGAGCAGTTTTAGCAAATCTTACTTGTTTTTTGCTCTTTTTCCACGTGTACATGGGATGCTTTGTGCACCGggatgtgtttttttttttgctttattcCAAGGTCAGTTTTTAGGGGGCCTAATATTTAAGGGCCCTGAAACTTGTTTTTGTGATTGctccactttttttcttttaggagtgATGTTTAGCTAGAGTATGAACCCTCTTTTGTAGTCCTGTAATATGCCTAGCAGAGGACACATTCTTCTGCCAGCAAAGACAGATCAATAGgtatcctttttttgtttttgaaacatcaaaagcttgttCAAGCTCAACAATGATAGCATGTTACTTGTGGTCATAAGGAAAACCTCCTCCGGCGCTTTATCATATATATGCTTTGTTAGAGCGGGTAAAAGGTTTCACATTGATTGGGGAATAGATTGGTGGCTTCCTTATATCGGACTTGGACCATTCTTACCTTATAAATTAGCTTTTGAAGTTGAGTTAAGATCAGGTGTCATATcttaacatggtattagagcatacAGAAGTAGTTTTGGGATCGAATCTCATCGTCACGTGCTTGTTTTCTCTTAACAGCTTAAGCTAATGCAAAGAAGAACTATCAAATCAAAGGATGTGACAATTCAAAATAAAGCAAAGCATATAACTATATTTGAAAAAAGCAAAGCAATATCATATTTGGAAACTGAGTGATACAACaaagctaagttgctcggactcttcaaaaatatctacAAATGTGTGCCGGATCCTTAAAAAACaatgtatttttgaaggatccgataCAGGTGCGGCAATATTTTTGGAAAGTCCGAGCAACTTACCAACAAAGTACACGTATATAAGCTATTCGATTCTACTGAACTGATTCATCGCAAATGTTGGTTCCACCAAAAATACCCAGAGTAACTGCAAAGAAGAACTAACAAACCAGATCGGCTTTCTACACcactttctttttattctatCTAACGGAGGGTTCACGTTAAACAGATTGGGCTCACCGAGTACTTCAGGGCTGGAGCGAAGAGCCACAAAGGAACCTGTTAGGAACTGTATAAATAGGGGTCGAGAACTACATAGATATGAGGCTTTCCTTCCTTAGCCTGAGAGGTAAGTTATGTAGGCGTACAACTCTTCTTAGGTTGTATTCGATCAAAAACTATCAAAGAATCGATTAGTAGTATACCTATTCCAGAAGACCACCTCACATTTATATAAGTTACTAGATTTCACTAAACTGAATAACCATCAAATCAAAGGATGTGACAACTCATAATTAAGCAAAGCATACACAATAGTATTTGACAACATAATAATCACTTAGAATCATATAATAAgagaaatgaaaattaaaaaaaaaaaaaaaaaaaagtgtctaACAAGGTATTTGATCAGTGAACCATTCCATAACATGAATTGGTGCTTTTATCAACTCCAATGCCAATTCAACCAACACAGTCACACAGAGACAGCATGGACATATGCAACTCAATGTCAACCTGTACATACATTTcacatatatataagaaaaaaaaaatcaacaattccACTAGTAAAAATTACATTGTgacatatttcttctttttcataatcaaattatgtgaattgatcaatatttcaaaatatttttcttttttatcgtGAAAAGAAATTATAACTtgtaatattttttcatataacttttatttaaatatcaaGAGTGTTCGCTTTtctctttcaaaaaatatttattttagaaagttaaAGGTGTTTGGCCAAACTTCTGcgggaaaaaaatatataacgatttgtttggccataaaatcatgcactctttttTGAAAATCAGTGTTTATTCATGAATATTCCAAGTCCAACTTTAAATATTGTAGTTCAAATTTGAAAAACAACTTATAATCTATTCTCAATTAAGTTGTATTTAAGTAAATTCAAGCTTGAactattatttcaaaaaatattctttacaaaactttatcatcaattccataaattttcaaaactgaaaaatatttgaaacctACACCTAAAAATGCCTACATATcaaaagtatttttctttttctttttttttttcaaaataaataaattgtgaaaGCTTAGATAAACAGGCTCTAATTTTAACTTAAAAGTTCAAATAATTGAAaagtatcacataaattaagacatagAACGAACCCGACGATCCATATGATTACGCCAACGATAGAGACGAGCAACGAAAGCAGAGCAAAAGGAAGACCTAATAGAAAGGCCAATGGCCTACATCCACCATCTCCACAACACATTATTCGCTATTTTTGCTGCTGAAAATTTGGATTTACTATTGTGAAGAAGAATGGAACTTGTATATGCAATTTTCTACATATAAACTATTTATAGCAATAGATTctgattttaatgatattttagtCAAAAGAGGAagagtgtgtgtgtatgtatatgagTGGATAGAAAGAAGACTGGACACGTTCATTTGCTTTATGTGAAAGTGATGCTTCATTTAGAAATTAGCTATTTCACCTAAGtgatcaaaatactaaaatttacataaatctcAATAAGATTATTTCTaattacttctatttttttttaaattatggaGAAATGCTCTGTTTCCGCTCTAAACTATGCACAAAATTGCTGAGATATATCCAAACTTTGAGAGGGTCCTATTACTCCTGGATTAATTAAAACTGTATTTTttgcaaccttagtgcctacgtggctcATACGTGTGCCTACATAGAacttcagtgtgttgattcactgacTCTCCCAAAGTTTGGGTGTATCTcaacaatttcgtgtatagttcaagATGAAAACTGAGCATTTTctcttaaattataaataatttcttattttattattttcaaatacataattagcattcggatacataattttaaaattgagatacataattttgaatttaagaaTATAACAGATAATTAATTCATTTTTGCTTGGAAATTTAATTAGCATCCGAATACATTATTTTGAggtcgagatacataattttaatgACTAAGATACATCAATTTATGAAACTATTTGATCGAGATACATAGTACCTTAATTAGATCAAAgggagatacataattaaaattatttatgaatttGTGGATGTATCCGCCTATTTTAGAAAAAGAGGTTTAGGTAATTATTAAAAAAGTGTAGTGATTCTACGTAGTTTAGTATAGTAAAGATAAGTATTGGTGTTATGTAACACTGTTAGGGATGTGTTATCTAATGCATTTTATCCCAACCAAATATGAAATAAGCTTATTCTAAAGTTAGTCGCCGGTACCAAACTAAACCAGCTGATCTCTCCAAGGGTCATTTGGTAGAAGGTATAAGGGATAACTAATTTCAGAATTAATTTAAAGATAGTTTATTGCAGATTTGATTGGGTCAAAATTCCGAAGTTGTAATAagtattatttttctcccttCTTAAGGATTAAATTACTAATTCTCGAATAACTTATttccaaccaaacaacccctaaatttATTACTCTATGTCCTATTTTTGGTAAAAGTTTAATCCCAGTAATGATAAAAagtatattcaaaaaaatatatttcgaGGAAAGTTAATTTTATacgttaattttttttatttttttttgataatgatCGAAAATACATTTAAAGTATGATATTTTTGCAAATTTCATACTTAACTAATTGATGCTGGAATCTTGAGTTTCTACTATTTTAAGTCTTTTTCTTGTGGAGAATTAATATCCGAAGAAGAATGGAATTTCTCTTTGTATGCAAAACCGTCTGTAgcacataataattaataatagtaatagattcgaattatattaatattttagtatAAAGTGTGTGGATGTTATTTTGATAAGAGGAAAAGAATATTGGACACGTTTATTTGCTTTATCCTTACGTGAAAGTGATGGTTATTTACTTATcatctatttataatatattatctcatcactaataatatttattattattattaacttaatatatatttttaaaaatacaaaataataagaataattttattatattaacctTTAAATATAACTCAATACATAcattatatgttttgaaaatggttaaacaCATCGACAAATTCTCAACttgatatgatattttaatttggCACTTCAAGTGAACGATGTTCATTTTAGGCACCATAATCAGTATCTGTCATTTTGATACTTTTTTGCTCAATTTGCTGTAAATCCTCACACGCGTGCTACAATTATTTCTTACGtggattaattgaccaattaaaTTATACCAGCTTATTTTAATTATCTAACTCATTAATATATccataattaaattaaaagataaaagcaTATGACAAATTAGCCAATTAATTACTaacatatactccctccgtctcaaattatgtgtTGTCATTTGATCAGacacaatatttaaaaaataagtattgactttgttATAGTTAAACCTGTCAAATGGGCCGAGTTGACCCAGCCCAACCTGGCCCGAACCGGTCCACTTAATAAAATCGGCCCGATTTGACCCGGCTCGATCAGCCCATGAGCTGTAGGGTACTGGGTCCCGGGTCGATTAAATTTTTTGattgggcccggttaacccggcCAGGataagtttttttattattattt
Coding sequences:
- the LOC107845520 gene encoding seed biotin-containing protein SBP65 isoform X1; protein product: MASEQARRKDQNIIDEQHEVHIKKTSDPKRGGTTAAVKVQVGIGPGAVHVTNVDDKHSYGHQQQQQKKQQHGIEERPGGVKFEVHSQRQHGSDDTKHKSTMEKSTEGALGSAGAYTTAKGGQAKDSMTHGVQSGYDYVADKAGGAKNTALQKGQQTYDTTKDILSSTGQNVGQSAQQAKDYAKNTALDKGHQGYTATTDTLSSARQSAAQSAKKAKDYAKDTTLDKGQQAYAATTDALSGAGQTVAQSAKKAKDYAKDTTLEKGQQAYAATTDTLSSAGQTAAQSAKKAKDRATDTLTSAGQSAAQSAKKAKDYAKDTILEKGQQAYAATTDTLSGAGQTVAQSAKKAKDYAMETKESAFEKGQQAYGATADTLSSAGQTAAQSAKSAKDTALEKGQRAYAATTDTLSSAGETTVQSTKNAAGYVGQKAAEAKDVTLETGKGALGYAGEVAATAKDKAAVAGWGAAHYTVEKTAEATKAVVGVASNVAGYTGEKAVAAKDAVAGAGMNVVGYAENKLANAKDYVVSTEESAAEYAARKKAEAERELEAKRSYDFKEESGGGFITEKKKETKREEDEGIDIFQDFESVAEEEEGNKPQQQKQGGGLLKAIGETIVEIGKTATDLIAGRGHGHVESGGMVKKEDQSQ
- the LOC107845520 gene encoding seed biotin-containing protein SBP65 isoform X2, whose amino-acid sequence is MTHGVQSGYDYVADKAGGAKNTALQKGQQTYDTTKDILSSTGQNVGQSAQQAKDYAKNTALDKGHQGYTATTDTLSSARQSAAQSAKKAKDYAKDTTLDKGQQAYAATTDALSGAGQTVAQSAKKAKDYAKDTTLEKGQQAYAATTDTLSSAGQTAAQSAKKAKDRATDTLTSAGQSAAQSAKKAKDYAKDTILEKGQQAYAATTDTLSGAGQTVAQSAKKAKDYAMETKESAFEKGQQAYGATADTLSSAGQTAAQSAKSAKDTALEKGQRAYAATTDTLSSAGETTVQSTKNAAGYVGQKAAEAKDVTLETGKGALGYAGEVAATAKDKAAVAGWGAAHYTVEKTAEATKAVVGVASNVAGYTGEKAVAAKDAVAGAGMNVVGYAENKLANAKDYVVSTEESAAEYAARKKAEAERELEAKRSYDFKEESGGGFITEKKKETKREEDEGIDIFQDFESVAEEEEGNKPQQQKQGGGLLKAIGETIVEIGKTATDLIAGRGHGHVESGGMVKKEDQSQ
- the LOC107845521 gene encoding signaling peptide TAXIMIN 1 → MCCGDGGCRPLAFLLGLPFALLSLLVSIVGVIIWIVGLTLSCICPCCLCVTVLVELALELIKAPIHVMEWFTDQIPC